In the Mesoplodon densirostris isolate mMesDen1 chromosome 6, mMesDen1 primary haplotype, whole genome shotgun sequence genome, AAGGACCTTTTACTAAGGCTGACGGGGAACCTCTGCAGAGGCGGAGTAAAGGTACCCCTTAGCTCTGCTGAGTGCTAACCCAGGAACCACGCTAGAGGGGCTGCAGGTAAGCCAAGCACCCCGACAACGAAAAAACAAACACCTCCTTGGCCAGGATTCAAATCAAGCCTCTGTTGTAGTGAGATGTTTTCTGCTTACAGAATCACGCGATATTAAAAAGATGTTACCTGCTCCTACGGTTTTGCATGAACAAGTGTGCAGGGGCTGCCGAGATGAAAACCAGTGCCGCACAGGCCACATGCCTCGCCGtgccctcctctcccaccccgcTCCTCTCTCAGCCACAgacacgcgcgcgcgcgcccgCGCAGGGCCCCGTTACCTAAGCACGCGGCCGCGCCGACCATGGCGTAAAGGCCAGGGGTGATGCAGTCGGCCCCGACCTCACACCACTCCTTGAAGATGAACCAGTCGTGGTGATAGTAGGCCAGCTGCTCCACTGCAATGCCCACGATGCGGCCGGCGATTGCACCGATGGCCATGCTGGGGATGAACAAGCCGGACGGGACCTGCAACGGGGCAAGAGCTCGGTGAGGCACGTCCTCTGAACGCCTGCTCCAGACCGACGGTCTAAGCCTTGAGGCACAAcgcaaaatcctggtgcaaaggAACTACAGCAAACCCTTGTTGTAActgtaagggcaataatcccacCAGCTCAGTTACAAAGTAACAACCCACACTCCCCAGCCCAAAGAGAAGGTGACCCAAGGGTTATTTCTCCTTTAGCTCAGGGGTCTCTTCATGCCGGTcccttacatacacacacacatgaaatgaTTAAAAGGCGCACAGTTTTCTTGATTCAATTTAGTGAGGAAACCAGGAACAGTACAGACCAACTATTTAACCAATATTAAAAGACCAACAAATCCAACCTGCCAGGCACGAAACGAGCCCAGCACAGAGCAATACGTGTTGACGACTGTGTCAGGTCATGAAAAGAATATGCACGTAGAAGGGATCAAAACAAACATTTCACTCTCCCACCAGGTAGGCCCTCGGCCAGAGTGGAGGGCTACGTGGGCCTTGGCGGCCTGCCCGCTGCCTCCGGCTTCCGCAGGAGAAAGTTGGATTTACAGAGCAAACTCCCTGCAGAAGGGGGGCTTTAGTGGCTCTTCTAACTTGATTCACTATGAAAAAAGGGGAAACTTCACGGCTTTTCTATGCCTTAAACCTTATGCCCAGCGGACTAAGGCAGAGCACAACAGAAGAGAGAGAGCGTGGTTCAAaggctgctgccgctgcagtcTGCTGAGCTGCAGCTGTCCTCCCGTGGCTCACGGTGGTGTGTCACTAGTGAATGGTAGCAGCTGCGTCAGCCACAGGGGCCGGCCTTTAAAGAACAAGGGTCCGAAGGACAGACATCGGATTCCCACACACATCACTGACGATCGTAAGAATTATATCTCTGGCAAATCACTAACTGATGAATGTTATTTCTCACTTTCATAAATTCAAAAGAAGCGATGTCCCGGGGCACAAGGCCTAGCTGCCTGAAACCCCTGGTGGaaaggcctggtgcccccagGCCTAGTGACTGAGCTCTGAGCCCACAGGGCCCTCTCCAGCCAACATCCCACAGCATACAGGAGGCAGACCAAGGGCTCCCCACAAACACCCACCCCCGAATTCCTGGGCATCGGTCTGCGGTCCGCCGCAGGGCTGTTTAATCAGCTGACCTGAAAACAGGAGGTTACCCCGATGATGTGGCTGGGCCTGAAGTAATCACAAAGGCTTTTCAAAGGTGAAAGAAGGCTTTAGAAGAGATTGTGTCAGAATGCTGAGATAAAGCAAAGACTTGACCAGCCATGGCTCTGAGGATGAAGGACGGGGCCAGGAACCAAGGCACGTggaggctggaaaaggcaagaagacGGACTCTCCCCCAGAATCTCCGTGAATCCCTGTTTGCACCTTCACTTTAGCCCAGGGAGACCCAATTTGGATTTCTGATGTCCAGAACTGTAATAAATGTATGTggctttgtggtaatttgtcacagcagcaacaggaagctACTAAAAATGGTTTTTAATGGTTTTAAAACATGATGATGAATTCTCTGACACCCCTTCCCACTCTGAGGTATAGTGTGCGTCCCCTCCCTGAACCCGGGGCCTCTGTGACCGCACAGAGGAACAGAACTCAACAGGAGGCGTGCTGCAGGACATCCTTGGCTGGGTTAGAAACGGTCCTCTTGGAACCATGCTCTGGGGACCCTGAACTGCCACCATGTGAGGAATCTACCCACCCTGAGGCCACCAACAGGGAAAAACCAGAGACAGACAGCGCAGGAGCCCAGCTGTCTGAACCTGCGCAGCCCAGGTACCTGACACACGAATGGCTCTGAGATGCCTGACACACGAATGGCTCTGAAATGACCCGCCGAGCCGTGTCTTGATGACAACCGTGGAACTGACCACGAACACGATACGCCCAGCTGAGAGCTTCCCATCTTACTGGCCCAACAACAAGAGCACAGTAAGAGGTTCTCTTAAGCTGCTGGGTTTGGGGTAAGTTGTTAACCCAGCAAGAGACACCATGTTCAACAATATATCctaaaaaattcttcttttcatGACTAAACCTTGAACCCAAAAGATAACTTTTTCAGCCTACATTTGAGAAGCAACCATCTTTAGATAAAACTTTCATTTCTCATTCCACATACAAGTTCTGAACCTGCCAAGACTACTTACGTATCACCTCACAGGCGCAcctaccttgataccaaaagtaAACACTGTCATTATGATTTTAAAGATGAGTGCCAAGCATAACTGCCATATAGCTGAATATACGCCAAGGCCTGCTGGACGATCAGGAATGTCATCAACGATTTTACTGGCGTTCATGTCATTTCTGTAGTCACAGAGAGAAGAGGATTCCAGGGGGCCGCAGTCTGTAAAAAGCTCTTTAATCAGTTCGCTGGTGTTGAGCCTTGTGTAGGGATTAGGGAAGGCTGCCACAGCAGTGATGGCTGCAACAATGATGACCTCGAGTACAGGATACTTTCCAAACTTGGTGGATTTACGTCGGCGACACCAGGCGATATTTGCCCTAATGAAAAAGGCTCCCCATAGCCCTCCAAATACCCCGaggagaataaaaggaaacagtTCAAAAAGGtaccatggtgtatgatactcCACATAAAAAAGGACCAGACGGCTATTACCAAATGGATTGATGGATCTCAAAACAAATGCAGCCACTAAAGCAGCAAAAAATGATCTCCATAAAGTTTTTAGAGGAAAATAATAGCTaacctaaaaaaaaggaaaagaaaaattaatgctaTAATTTTATAAGATAGTTCTGATATGTTATAACTTGAACAGTAAATGTCAACACTCTAAATTTTGCTGCAGCTAGAATTTACATATAATGGATTTTACCGTGGTAAGAAAAATACCACTATTTAGTAACTTTGGCTATCACATCATTACTAATTCACTGTATCAACTGATTATAAATgtctaataattatttaaaataccgAGCAtcgtgttatttttaaaatgagcttcATGCCAATTCAATCATGGTAGTTAAGAATAAATGTACCACCACCAACTCCTGTTAGTTCATAAAGAAGTATTTAATTTCCCTCTTAGATattaaagcaaaaagaagaacATAAACAACTGGGggagaaaagtaaattttaaacatttctaagtCACATTTTTGTGTAGATGTGTAAAAACTCTTAAGCACCAGTgagaacacaaaaacaaaatattccaCTGAAGCGACtagaattatttccttaaacATCAATAACTGCCACAGAAATAATCAcacaagaaaaacttaaaaagacGACttagaaactgattaaaaatctttaaataaaaacaaggcTATAATTTAGCCAATAAggattgtttccaatattttctatttgtgcTTACTCTTAATTATGTTCaacaaagttaaattttaaataatcactaacattttatacatgaataatattttttaaagacgtTTCTcaataaagaatatattttcatgactttttaatgtaagaaagtgaaaaataactatgaaaataaatttgaaaacttaaaagCAAAGTCTGTATCTATTACACTAGCTATAAAACTGAaaagttcttttttctcaataaagaacatatatattactttttatgACTTATTAATGTaagaaagagtgaaaaataactatgaaaataaatttgaaaacttaaaaacaaagtcTGTATCTATTACACTAGCTATAAAACTGAAAGGTGTGCCAAAATACATGTGTAATGGtaattatacataattttaattgctggtggttgttgtttttaaccTACCTCTTCCAGGCTGAAAAGAACTCCTCCGATTGGTGCACCAAAAGCTACAGAAACACCTGCAGCTGAGGCAGCTGATAGCACCTACAAAGAGGATGTGGGTTATTTCACATGTTCTTATCAACTCAAATATACCAAACACAAATTCTTCATGTTACTCAAATTTTCGAAATGCCCTTCTGAATTTAACTCACATGTCTCCCTCTCTCCAAGCAAAGGCAAATATTTCTTCTAAAAAGATCTTCTTCTCTTCTGCTTTAATTGAAAGGTCACTCTTATATTCAATATTCAGTCAAAAAAAACATTTGTGTGAGATATACCAATGTAATAAGCAGGATGTAAAAAAAAGGCAATGACCACAGACAACCTTTGAGATGTGTGCTTGAGGACACCAGTGGAGAGACCAGTGGAGagagctgtttgtttgtttttaaacaggatattatttcttcagattttGGAGCTCACTGTTGCATCATTAATAATTACTCTAGCCCACATCCTAGTGAAATGTCCAGGGAACTTAAAACCTATCGAGCTCCCTACAGGTTCAGTTCCCTAAGTCCTCTGAAGAGACCGCTACTGCTCCCATGGGAGCCTCAGGTGAGGGTACAAACCATGGCCACCCGAGGGCGCACGCCCAGCACAGGTCACAGCAAGGAAGAAACAGCACTCACGGTCCTCCCTCCAGTCCCCAGGTGGCCACCAAATGCTGCCCACCTCCCACCAGGGCGAACGAAGCCAAACACACATATCAAGTCACTGGGCATCTACTGGTAATCAAGTACTTTTCTAAGTCTTTATTCCTTTTACTACTTTACTCCAGTAAATATCTGAGGCTACCAAAGCATTTCCTCAGATGGTGAATTCTGAtatctctgaaagagaaatttgaaataataaattgTAAGTGTTAAGAGCATGAACTCCATAGTCAGGCTCCACAGTCAGTAGTTggtaaattaaaaatgaacaaatacttgttttaattaaattgtaCCCAGCTTTAGAAGGCAGACTGCTtatttggggggaggagggaaagcaAATCTAActtactattttgttttttttttccaccaacagGATTGCAGACAACAGACTTAACTGAATTCTCTGATTCTATGTTTAATATAATAGAATTTTACAATCAAGCTAGCACCCACATACCTAAAAGTCACAGATGTTTTCATCTGTTTCATAAATATCTAAAAATCACTTAATTTAAACTCATCAAGGAAGTGGTCAAGGGAAGAAGGCCAAAATACGAAGCCTAAATGCTTTCAACTAACCTGCGAACTCTAGTCATTTACGCGCCAAGGTGTCAGAATCAAGTTAATGTCAAAAACATTACTAATCTTCACAGTGTGCACATTAAAATCTGGGTGAATTTAATTTCTATAATGTTttctaataaattaatttttgtacttataatgaataaataaaaattaaaatcttaccCCACAAATGTCAAGGTACAATAGCAAGTAAAGGAACTGCACTGGGTAGACAAATGCAGTTGAGACTGGGGAAACAGGAAGGGACTGGGCTCCCAAAGTCTAGAGCTAATAAGAAGGTCCCAGGGGCCCACTTTTCTTCTAGAAAATATCCACAGCAACCTAGAAACATCAGGGGAACTCTATGATATATCAAGTTTAAAGGTCTCCTAGAAGATCTCAGGCAAGAGGAAGTCCTGTTTCCCCTTAACATGAATCTCTGATGTAACCTCAGGAGGTTAAAGACCCTTCGAACTTTCCTAAGGTTCAAGAGAGCTCTCTGAGATGACACACCTCTCCCACTGGGCATCAGACACCTCCTCCAGAGGAACACAGCTGGTGAGATGGCCCACCCCAGGAGAAACACTGATCCGGAGAAACAGGAGTAAAAACAATGTTACATTTGGGAAACACTTCAGAGGACGAGAGGTGTCAGGCAAAGCAAAACCAAATGCAAATCTTTGTGAAATTCAGCTGAAACCAATGGACACCAGGCCACCTAAACCTCCCTGAAATACAGGAGTGAGCCGCACTGGGGATGGACTCCAGATATTGGAGATCATTCAGAACACATTAAAATTATAATCTGAATACAGAATGTATCCAATGTGATCCTTACACGAGAAAATTCTTCACTGATTAAGTCTATGTAACAGATGTTCGTCtgtcaaataaacaacagaaGATGCTTACCTCTCTTTTCTTAGCTTCATTTGTGCTGTACTTCGGAAAGAGGTAGGAAAAGATATTTCCACAGCAACAGGCAACGTGTACCAAGGGCCCTTCTTTACCTAAACTCAAACCTGATGCCACAGCCAGTACTAATGTGATGGTTTTAATCATTAAAGTCCATTTTCCCAAGTAGCCTCTGATGATGAATCCACTCAAAATAGTTTTAATCTACAAAGGAAAGATCAAGGCAgcttaatttccttcaagaaacaTGAGACCTTAACTAATAGATCACTCTCTTGTTTTACTCACCCTGCAAACTTTGGTGGACAATGGAAAGATGCACAATTCATTTTCTGAAACCTTGAACTATTATGCTCTATATAATAAATCTGTAATGTATTCTAATTCTCTTCCCCAGCAAGGATAGAAGGCAACCCTATCTCATGAACAAAACTAAAATACCAGGCCATGTTAAGGGGCTACAGACTTCAATGCAAGGGGTATAATTACATAACCAGCAAATGGTAAATTGGGATATTTCTGTTACAGACATATAATACAGTTAGATACATTTCAGACATTCTGTGtcagaaataaagatattttgcCTTTAAAGATATTGTGCCTTCTCAGAGTACTGTAATAATGTGTAATATTTTCCTATATATTAAGAAGGATGAGTGACAACTGCTAAATACTACACAGCATTGCTCCTTATCAAAGATATTCTTAATTAACACAGCTTTAAAATcactaaaattgtttttaaaagcaaTGCACTAGGAAAAGCTAGTAACTTatttaagacagaaaaataaaaagggaaaagaaataagtTCACATCATGTTCAATCCTAAGTATATTCTTCTTTAAGTCACtgttgataaaaaataaaatccaaaagttTGTACTATGGACCCACTatgatcaaatatttattttgaagtacAAAAGGGTTATAAATGTTATCTGCCAAATTCAAGGATTATTAACTTATCTAATTAAAAGatacttataaaaagaaaatgaacgtAATCAAATCCAGTTCATATGAGCAAAACATCAACTAAGTCACCAAAGAACTTTAGGCTGCAAGATATTTTCCAGGTTCTTGGTGTTAGCTGAGTGCTGATATTCGTTTAGTCATGTGCGAAATTAGtggtgaggaaaaaaaatcaacctccACAACAAACAATGAAATGAGTACGGGGAAGAATGTCTTTCAACGATGTGTACTATCagctgacatttaaaatattttctttttcatattacaGACAAACCACTTCCCCAGAAAAACCACTACTTTTCCCCCCTACAGGCAAAAAGATAAGTATCACAACTGCAACATGCTGATGACACTAAACACTGCATGGCTTACCTCTGGAATCCCAGAGCCACAGGCATATGGAGCAAACACCTTCACCAGGGAAACGGCAAGAAAGGCGAAACTCAAGGCCCAGAAGATGTACATTATGTAGTTCATGATGTACGAACCAGGACCCTAAGAAACAAACAGTTCAATAGCATGAACTTAATTTACGGGCACCACTAATTCAAGTGCTTGCCACCTAAGCAGCTTGGGTAAAACCTGTAGAAGGCTCCTGGTTTACTGCCACAATAATAAAAGCTTTACatgaacaaaatatttaagtAGAGTCTAAAAACGTATTTGTATACGTACCAAGGAGAccatctatttaatatttttcctagCTTCTTCCTGATCCTCAAAGTCTTGTGGCCAAGAATCTCAGCTGCACTTCAATCTCCGCCAACCCACAAACCACTTTTTGGAAACAGTTGGTGAAGACAAAACTACCTTCACACTCAGATTTCATTTTGCTGCGATTCTCctgaagattaagtgagaaaCAGCATACTGCCCATCTCACCAGcagatatattctttttagtGCTAAAATTCAgctataacaaaattttaaaaacatagccaTATTTTACCAtgtaaccatatatatatatatatatatatatatatatatatatatataaaatataatactgtaaCTTCTAAAATGTTCTTTATAGAACATCAACAATAGTAAAATACTCATTTAAAAACTGTCAGGCCACAAAGAAAAATCTAGGCATTTCTGCAAGATATTTCCAGTTAGAAGGCTTATTTTCACTAAAATTTTTGATAATTCATACTTCCCAAACAATTGTGATGAATTATGTTCATAGGCACTTTGTGGGTACACAGCTCCTACTGCACTTATTTTCTAcaataagaaacacattttacGTCATAACCCAGCAGATTTGTACGTGGCTATGCAGTTAATAGAAGAGCCTCTTGAAACAGTACCTACATTTTACTCACGGCAATGTATTCTCATATTTTCCATTCTATCctattaaatttctttctttattttcctttaatgcaGCTGCAGTCATCTAACATGTCATTAATTCTATAATTAAATGAACTGGAGACTCATTTCACGGTATCAATTATTAATTCACTTTGAGACAAAGCAAGACTCACCTCCGCTTGCCCTATGATTAACTCCGCCCATGTTTTCCACTGTGGACATTTATCCCTCTCCTCAAATGTGGTTTCATTAGACCCCCAGCAACACTGTTCGTGGTTGTACCACAGTGCGCTAAGGCAGATGCCCTCCTTGAGGTCAGTCATCCAGTCGGCGGCGATGTCTATTAAGCCAGCCAATGCCCCTGGAAAAAATGTTGGAGGTGGTGAAAACAGGCAGTCCATTTCTGGGGAGCCCAGAACTATCAGGTTAAAAGGGTCAAGGAAAGCTGGGGACTCCCTACAAATCAAGGGTCATAAAGGGAATACTACACACATTTAAGATTTCAAATCGTATCAGAAATAagtttctattactttttaaaaagtgtaaatagctattctttaaaataaagttgttattcTTTGCTTGAAATTAACACTACTCACATCATTAAAAttcactgtgatttttaaaatgtgtcggAATCTTCCAAAGACAACCACCTGGCGGGAGGGGCTCATCTCAGGCTGTGAAGTCACAGTTTTTACTAGTGTTTTCATCTGAAACCTAATCCGTAGATTTACAAAGGATCTCAAGCTCATCAAAATGGAATATCCGTTAGAATTAGTGAAACTCATGGCATTAATGAATTACTGTGACAGACTATCaggttttcgttttttttttcttttaacagaaaATCAAATATACCAAGATCACCTTACTGACAGAATACAGAGAATCCACAGATTTATGGTCAAAATCTAGGTCCTTCTCATATAAAAAGATCAATGGGTCACATAAACGGCGGCCAGCCAATAAGGGGTATCAGACTGCCTCTACTCTCTACACACATTTTAACTTTCCCTCATGTTCTTCGGGACATAATCTTCCACAGTGGAAGCTGAAAGTCAGTAAAACAGCCCATCATGTTTGTTTTCACATCTTCAACCGCTATTAAAGTCTCACCCAGAGGGCCTCTGGGCACGGCACAGCCCACACAGAGCTTAAGTGCGGGCTCTGACCGTGGCCTGCCGACTCTCTAGCTACGTGACCTCGGTCAAGTCGCTTAAGCTCTCTGTGCTTAGTCCCCTGGGCTGTTAAGACCCAGGCCATAGGACTGCCATGAGGCTTACACACACGTAAAGCTTTCGGAACAGTGTATGACCCACAGGAAGCACTCAGTAAGTATCAGCTGTTTACTGTGATGTTAACATTAAAATATACTTCACTCATCATCGGGTCCAAACCACgtcttttacagataaagaaacagagcGAGAAAGGTCAGCCCAATTGGATAGACACGTACGGGGACAGAGCGAGACTAGAACTCTGAGCCTCCTGCCTCCTCGTCTTATATTGaagaagattttttttgaaggaaagaaacaaaacaaatgcttCTAAAAATCGAAaagtacctgaaaaaaaaaactgcaagaaggaggggagaaCTATTTATTATCCTGTTAACCAAAAAAgggttacattaaaaattttctttacctGATGCCAATCCTGTTAGTGTTACTACTAGCCATCCTGACCACGCATCATACAAACTTTTTGTCATTTCCCatgctgattctttctttttgctgttgATCTGAAATTAGAAATGTTTATGCTTCATTTTTCAAACTACGAACAGAAGCCAGAATTCTAGACTCTAACAATTTTCTCAGTTACTATACATGGAACAGTGCTTTCTGAACTAAATAATGGGATAAGTGAGTTTGGCGCAGAATCACGAGGTCAGGCACCTGTGATCCAGATGACAAGCATTTACCCAGAAATCTGTATGTTTAACAAGAACCACAGGATGAGAGCAAAGGGGTCCACAAACCACATGAAGTCTGACAGAGATTGTTTTAAACTGAATCACTCTTAGCTGGTATACATCTTTTATATTAACAGAAATAAGACATTAGAGCTTGAGATGTCTGTCATTCCCTGCTCATTCTCTGCTTGTAGCAGTTAAGTGGAACATCATAGTCTTTAGAAGGTAAGGTCCGTGAATAACAGTACTATGCCCATAAATGGAGTACAAAGCAGTCATGTGAATAAAGGGGCTGCCAAAATGTGCAGGCCTGTAATATGCGGGCATGGAGCGCTCCAATCCCAGGGGAAGGGTCCCATCACTGTGTAAGGCAGAAGCCTCGTCTACAAATTCAGAGCAGGAGGTAAGATTCACAGGACGGCAACAGACGTGACTTCTAGATCTCACTCTAAGACACAAGAGGGCAAGTCTCTCCTCTCTTCCTAGGAAACAACCCCTGACTCGCCCAAACCTCTGCTGTGCTAACTACCATGGCCGCTTCACAAATCCACATTCTCGGGCCAGGACTTCAGTGCTCCTTCATCCCACAGGAGGGCTACAGCCGGAATTCCATGATCTGGCCTATTTCAAACATTTGCTCTATTTCAGGCCACAAGGCTCCATTCAAAAGACTCAGTAAGTTCTAAATTGAATGAGGCAATTTTATTCCTTCTATATGATAAGCAACCAATCACAGATATTAACCATTCTTTAGAATTGAAAGTAGGTCATTCCTTTCAAAAACAATAAACCTCATGTTGCTTCTTCCTCTAAGTAAGAATAACTGTAATGTTTAATGAGATATAACATTAagtaaaaatttgaaaatcatctaaatgttcatcaatatagtactggttaaataaattgcaGTACATCTATGTCATGAAAAACTctgtagccattaaaaaagaatgagataaatgCAGTACCATTTGGGGGAGAAGCAAGGTATAAGTGTGTATAGGATGCTACCATTTATctgagaaaaataagtaaataaatatatatgcttgtattttaaaaaataaagggacaAAACATAACATTGAAAGTGTGAATCATTACCTGTAAGAGGAGGAAGGCAATAAGTTGGAAGGCACAGGGACTATAAAAGAAAGTAATTTGTATGTATAACCCTAGTGGGATAAACACTAAGGACAAAAAGTAtcgtaaaaaaagaaaacacaaactcTTCAGTAAGCATACTGCTGGCGAGAGTGCTGGCAGCATTATTCTGAAATAACACATCTGCTGTGTGTGTGCTGTGAGGAGAATCAATGCACGTGATGCTGAGGTTCTGGGCTTGGCTGAAAGGAGATACAGGTTTAAGGACTAGAAGTCAAATGAAAGCCCTCCAGCATTTAACTTAAATTAGAAGGTTCCTCTAAACTTAAGAGGCTAGAAACGAGGGCCAGCCTGCAAGCAGTAAGAGCCTCCAGCGCTCAGGCTGCCTGTGTACCATTTTCCTTCaaaggaaccagagctccttggagagGTCCAGGTTCGGTGCAGGAAACGTGTAACATGAGCCAGGATTATCTTGTCTTCCCAGAATACATCAAAGTGTACTAAGCACGGGCCAAAGGACTCAGACACCAACCTAAATCAGCTGCCACTGGTCAGCAAAGGAGTAACATGGGCATCAATAAGGATACTAATTGTGATGATTAAAACACATCAAATATGTTTAGACCCAGGAAGATACAGAAACAGCAACCAAGCAAGCGAACCAAACCCTCACTGGTCAACTCTGAGGATGCTAGGGCGGCGTGAGGTGTCAAACCTCCTCCCTTCTCTGTACAGCCCGAACCTGAGGGAGTCCAGGTAACTGGTGTGGGAAGGttctctttatagaaaaagtcaagctaataaataaaaatggaatgagAATTAGATTGCTACCATCCTGCGAAATAATgacataaatatttgaaatgaaataatgctgaatttgcttcaaaataagcTGGGGTAGGAGGGCTACAAGGATAATTAAAAGTTTAGGGGAAAAAGGAATTAGATAGCTATACATACTGAAatagaaagttttctttttttttaatttgatgctTTAAGAACAACAGTAAgaacatctacatgtagaacttCCCAGCTTTAACAGAGTTTTATGCTTATATAAGCATATACTGAAGCACTGAAAATGATATTTGACTTACTTAGAAAGAGACGATCGATGTGAATAGCCAGGACACTCACTGACTACTTCACTTATTGTtatattatttgaaatgttttcaagGACCATGGACTACTTTCATAACCAGAGAAAAAAAGGGATGCGTTGTGGTTTTAGTTTCAGTTTTCTCTGAAATTTTATAAACACGGCATCTATGGACCCTTTCCTACCCCTCACTTGAGAACACATTTAAACCCTCCCTGAATATGTCAGTGACTCTGCAAAGTA is a window encoding:
- the CLCN3 gene encoding H(+)/Cl(-) exchange transporter 3 isoform X3, which translates into the protein MAAAAVPPEGGTHYTMTNGGSVSSSTHLLDLLDEPIPGVGTYDDFHTIDWVRERCKDRERHRRINSKKKESAWEMTKSLYDAWSGWLVVTLTGLASGALAGLIDIAADWMTDLKEGICLSALWYNHEQCCWGSNETTFEERDKCPQWKTWAELIIGQAEGPGSYIMNYIMYIFWALSFAFLAVSLVKVFAPYACGSGIPEIKTILSGFIIRGYLGKWTLMIKTITLVLAVASGLSLGKEGPLVHVACCCGNIFSYLFPKYSTNEAKKREVLSAASAAGVSVAFGAPIGGVLFSLEEVSYYFPLKTLWRSFFAALVAAFVLRSINPFGNSRLVLFYVEYHTPWYLFELFPFILLGVFGGLWGAFFIRANIAWCRRRKSTKFGKYPVLEVIIVAAITAVAAFPNPYTRLNTSELIKELFTDCGPLESSSLCDYRNDMNASKIVDDIPDRPAGLGVYSAIWQLCLALIFKIIMTVFTFGIKVPSGLFIPSMAIGAIAGRIVGIAVEQLAYYHHDWFIFKEWCEVGADCITPGLYAMVGAAACLGGVTRMTVSLVVIVFELTGGLEYIVPLMAAVMTSKWVGDAFGREGIYEAHIRLNGYPFLDAKEEFTHTTLAADVMRPRRSDPPLAVLTQDNMTVDDIENMINETSYNGFPVIMSKESQRLVGFALRRDLTIAIESARKKQEGIVGSSRVCFAQHTPSLPAESPRPLKLRSILDMSPFTVTDHTPMEIVVDIFRKLGLRQCLVTHNGTVLGIITKKNMVEHLEELTRRAEPLTPPWYHHKKRYPPSYGPDGKPRPRVHNVQLSPVTSEGEEAGEEACLLSSAVL
- the CLCN3 gene encoding H(+)/Cl(-) exchange transporter 3 isoform X4, with the translated sequence MESEQLFHRGYYRNSYNSITSASSDEELLDGAGVIMDFQTSEDDNLLDGDTAVGTHYTMTNGGSVSSSTHLLDLLDEPIPGVGTYDDFHTIDWVRERCKDRERHRRINSKKKESAWEMTKSLYDAWSGWLVVTLTGLASGALAGLIDIAADWMTDLKEGICLSALWYNHEQCCWGSNETTFEERDKCPQWKTWAELIIGQAEGPGSYIMNYIMYIFWALSFAFLAVSLVKVFAPYACGSGIPEIKTILSGFIIRGYLGKWTLMIKTITLVLAVASGLSLGKEGPLVHVACCCGNIFSYLFPKYSTNEAKKREVLSAASAAGVSVAFGAPIGGVLFSLEEVSYYFPLKTLWRSFFAALVAAFVLRSINPFGNSRLVLFYVEYHTPWYLFELFPFILLGVFGGLWGAFFIRANIAWCRRRKSTKFGKYPVLEVIIVAAITAVAAFPNPYTRLNTSELIKELFTDCGPLESSSLCDYRNDMNASKIVDDIPDRPAGLGVYSAIWQLCLALIFKIIMTVFTFGIKVPSGLFIPSMAIGAIAGRIVGIAVEQLAYYHHDWFIFKEWCEVGADCITPGLYAMVGAAACLGGVTRMTVSLVVIVFELTGGLEYIVPLMAAVMTSKWVGDAFGREGIYEAHIRLNGYPFLDAKEEFTHTTLAADVMRPRRSDPPLAVLTQDNMTVDDIENMINETSYNGFPVIMSKESQRLVGFALRRDLTIAIESARKKQEGIVGSSRVCFAQHTPSLPAESPRPLKLRSILDMSPFTVTDHTPMEIVVDIFRKLGLRQCLVTHNGRLLGIITKKDILRHMAQTANQDPASIMFN